Proteins co-encoded in one Spirosoma endbachense genomic window:
- a CDS encoding YHS domain-containing (seleno)protein produces the protein MKLTILRLTIFALFSVTTAFAQQSTVFAPSGKAIRGYDPVAYFTEGKPVQGDSTLSYNYQGANWYFATAQNRDAFKAEPEKYAPQYGGYCAYGTSQGHKAPTEADAWTIENGKLYFNYNKKVQTLWNKDRPGNIQKANTNWPAIKDKDGH, from the coding sequence ATGAAACTGACCATTCTGCGTCTGACTATTTTCGCCTTGTTCTCTGTAACAACTGCTTTTGCTCAACAATCAACTGTATTTGCCCCTTCTGGTAAAGCCATCCGTGGCTATGATCCCGTTGCCTATTTCACGGAAGGCAAACCCGTTCAGGGCGACTCCACGCTTTCCTACAATTATCAGGGTGCCAATTGGTATTTCGCTACTGCCCAGAATCGGGATGCTTTCAAGGCAGAGCCAGAAAAATACGCTCCTCAGTACGGGGGATACTGTGCCTATGGTACGTCTCAAGGTCATAAAGCGCCTACTGAAGCGGATGCCTGGACAATCGAAAACGGGAAATTATACTTCAATTACAACAAGAAGGTTCAGACACTCTGGAATAAAGACCGACCCGGTAATATTCAGAAAGCGAATACGAACTGGCCAGCCATAAAAGATAAAGATGGCCATTGA